The nucleotide sequence TGGAGGCTGGGCAGCTAAAGTCGTTCCATGCATTTTTAGTCCGTTTCTTTCCATCGTTTCTCCGAGAAGTTGGAAATCTTTTGTTTTGATTGCTTGTTTCAATTGATATAGATCCCCTTCAACGGAATCTAACCAGCCTTGATAAAAACTGGATGTTTCGACTGTCCGACGCATCCCATTTCTGCTGGACACTTCTTTTTTCTGGTCGTTGATCAAAACGAAAACCATTGCTAAATCGTCTTCGAAAGAATCGGAAGGGACTGGCTTAGCGTAAGAACTTAAGTCGTCATGGCCTTTTTCCCATTCGACGAAACCACCGAAAATACTTCGGCAAGCTGAACCAGACCCGCGTCGAGCAAATCTTGAAAGAGAGAGATCATCTAATCCAAGCTTAAGAGCAGTATTGCAAGCGCCTGCTAAAGCAGCTAGCCCGCTGGCAGAGGAGGCTAATCCAGCTGCGGTAGGAACGAAATTCTGACTGATTACTGAAGCTTTTAGTGAGAGGCCGGCTTCTTTACGAAAAAGGTCAAGAAACTGACTGACTTTTTTTGTTGCTTTTTCGTCTTGCAAGGTGCCATCTAGATAAAATTCATCTACCATATAGCTATCAGAAAAGATGACTTCTGTCTCTGTATAAAATGCATCCAATGTTAACGAAAGGCTGTTGTTCATTGGAAGGATGAGTTCTTCATTTTTCTTACCCCAATATTTGATTAGAGCAATGTTGGTATATGCGCGTGCTTTGCCTTTAAACATAGGTATGTACTCCTAATCCTTGTATCCAAGTTTCAGCAGCACCCGCATCTTCAAGTGCTTGACTGATTTCTTGGGCTTTTGTTTTTGTTTGTGCTAATGCAATCATACAGCCACCGCGTCCACCGCCAGTTAATTTGGCACCCAATGCCCCGGTATCTTTTGCTGTTTGGATCAATAGATTAAGAAAATCATTGCTGATTGTCAGCTTTTCCAGAAGTGATTGTGATTCATCCATTGTCTGTGCCAACGTTTCTGGTGAATTTTCAATGATTGCTTGTTTTGCTTGCTTCGTCAAGTATCCTAATTTTTGGATCATTTGTCCAGTTTCATGAGGCTGGGTTTCAAAGAGGTGAGCGACATCTTTGACGGCTTCTCTTGTTTGTCCTTTGATTCCTGTATCAGCGACAATCAAAAAAGCATCGATGTTCAAAGAAAAGTAGTCGAAAGGATGCCCTTTTGTAAAATAAATCGGCTGCAAGCTGCTAGTAGCGGCTGCATCGATTCCACTAGGATTACCGTGGGCGATTTTTTCCGAAAGCTGGACATTTTCTAATAGTATTTCACGAGACAAAGGAAATGCTAAGTAATCATAAAAAGCACGAGTGACTGCTGTGGCGACTGCAGCGCTTGATCCCATTCCACGTTCAGCAGGAATCGTGCTTTCAATGGTCAGTTGCAAGTTTTTTTGGATGTCATGCTGTTTTTTTAAGTGAATGAATAATTTTTTGATATTTTTTAATGCATGAGGAGCTTCGGCTAAATTTCCTGAATAGTAGGAAGAAACCAGTTGATCGTCCATTGCATCCAGCTCTTCAAGGAATGCGGTGACTTTTGTTGCATAGAAAGGAAAGGCAATCGCTGGTTCTCCATAAACAACCGCGTGCTCGCCCATCAATATGATCTTTCCGCTTGATTCTCCTTGGCCATAGTTTGCCATAATCTAACTCCTTCTCACGTAAAAGTGATTTTTAAGCAAAAAATAAAGCGCCCAAAACGAGTTGCGCTGCTTCACGAATTTTTTTGTCCACTAAGGGTCTCAAAAAACATTCCTCCTTTATTTTACTAAAACCATCTCAGAAGTAAAACTAAGAATACGTTTTCTAAAGAAAAAACACTTTTTTCTTAAGAATTTTTTGACTTTTTTTCTTCTTTGACTAGAAAAAAATACAATTGACACTACTAGATATTGGGGGTATATTTAAAAAGGTTGGAGTTAAACACAATATTTAGTGATGAAGTGAGCTGGAGGTAAATGAGCGTGATCGTTTTAGCAGGTACAATTGGTGCCGGAAAATCAAGTTTAACAGAAATGATGGCTGAACACTTTGATAGTCAGGCATTTTATGAATCGATTGATGATAATGAAGTCTTGCCCTTATTTTATGCAAACCCTGAACAGTATGCTTTTTTGCTGCAAATTTATTTTTTGAATAAACGTTTTGCAAGCATCAAACAAGCAATGAAAGATGACAATAATGTATTGGACCGTTCGATTTATGAAGATTCACTGCTTTTCCATCTAAATGCAGATCTAGGAAGAGCAACAGAAACAGAAGTTCGTGTGTATGATGAACTGCTGGAAAACATGATGGAAGAACTTCCCTATGCTGCCCATAAAAAACATCCGGATTTATTAGTTCATATTCGTGTATCTTTTGATACGATGTTGGAGCGTATCGAAAAACGTGGTCGTTCGTATGAACAATTGTCCTTTGATCCAAGTCTATACGATTATTACAAAGAATTGAACAGACGTTACGATCAATGGTATGAAGAATACAAAGAAAGTCCAAAAATCCAAATCGATGGAGACCGCTATAATTTTGTGGAAGATCCTCAAGCAAAAGAAGAAGTCTTGAAAATGATCGAAGAAAAATTAGCAGAGATTCGCCAAACCAAAGTAGCCATTTGATTTACAGTTGCTCAAATAAAGGGTAAACCTTTATTTGAGCGACTTTTTTCTTTATACTGGAAACAAATGTCAGGAGGATAGAGTATGCGGGAAAAACACTATTTTAATCAAGACCGTAATTTTTGGATCAATGTACAGCAAAACGATGTGCTAGCTGTTAAAAACTTAAAAGAAGAATATGGCATTAGTGACGAGATGCTGACTTATTCTCTAGATAAAAATGAACGGGCGCGCGTAGAGTACGATTCTTTTGATGAAGCGTTACTGCTTGTATCAAATGTTCCGCACCAGCAAAAAGTCGATAATCATTATGAAACTAGTCCTATCGCTTTTATTTTAAAAGAAGACGGTTTGTTTACATTTACCACGCCGAATACCGAGTACGTGATTCGACTAATTCGATCGCTTTTGGAACGAATGCCAGACATGAGTGTATACAGTTTATTGTTTCGTACATTGTTTTTGATTTCTGATTCCTTTTTTCCTTTAATCGAGGAAGTGAATAGTGAACGTCAGCGGCTTAATCTGAAATTAAGAGAAAAAACAACGAACAAGAATCTGCTGCAACTTTCAGATTTAGAGATCGGTTTGGTTTACTTAGTTACAGGAACAAAACAAAATGTAGTACTTTTAGAACAAATCAAGGCATTGGCTATTTATCGCAAGTTGTCAGAAAAGGAAAAAGAAGAGTTGGACGATGCGCTGATCGAAGCACGACAAGCAGTTGAAATGACGAACTTAGCTTCGCAGATTTTAGACCAGCTCTCTGGCACTTATAATAATTTGCTGAATAACAACTTGAATGACACGATGAAATTTTTGACGGTCTGGTCGCTGATCTTGACCGTTCCAACTATTGTGACAGGATTCTTCGGAATGAATCTCCAGTTACCCTTTACCCATTCCGTTTTCGGATGGGGAATCGCCTTGATCATCAGTTTGGTCTTATCTATTTGGATGCTTATTGCACTGTGGCGGCGGATTCGTTGATCTAGTCTTTGATCTGCAAACCAAGGGCTTGGGCGATCACAAGTGCTTGCTCTTGGTTGACGATTAGTCCCGCCAAAGAATCTTGAGATAAAGCGATTGCTGTGAAGAAATTAGTCGTAAAGTCTAATCCCTTCAGAGAAGTTCGAAACCAGTTCGAACCGGTCAACTGATTGTCAGACAAAAAAAGGTTTTTCCAAGTGACCTCATAAAATTCGCTGTCTTCTAATTGACAATGATCGAAGGAGACAGCTTTCAAGTTTGTACTACTAAAGGAAGCCATCGAAGCAATACAATCAGTGAAAGTACAGTCTCGAAGATAACTTTCGGCAAAATTCGTACCTGTTAATTTACATTGATGAAACACGACTTGGTGGAAACTGCCACCAATCCACTCCAGATTGGAAAAATCACATTTTTCAAAAATGACATTACTGCATTCAAAATGACGTAAAACTGTTTTTTGCATCGTAAGTTTTTGGATATGACTCTCTCTTAATACCATATTTTTGGCATCGAGATAGCTTTGGTCACCCCCGTTGATCAGAAGACCAGAGAAGATCTCCTCATCTTCTAAATAAAACTCTCCCTTTGTAAGAAGAGGAAGAGAAGGTGGAATAGGTTCGATTTTTTTCATGTGGGTTCACCTCGTTTTTCTTTA is from Enterococcus faecium and encodes:
- the mvaD gene encoding diphosphomevalonate decarboxylase; translation: MFKGKARAYTNIALIKYWGKKNEELILPMNNSLSLTLDAFYTETEVIFSDSYMVDEFYLDGTLQDEKATKKVSQFLDLFRKEAGLSLKASVISQNFVPTAAGLASSASGLAALAGACNTALKLGLDDLSLSRFARRGSGSACRSIFGGFVEWEKGHDDLSSYAKPVPSDSFEDDLAMVFVLINDQKKEVSSRNGMRRTVETSSFYQGWLDSVEGDLYQLKQAIKTKDFQLLGETMERNGLKMHGTTLAAQPPFTYWSPDSLKAMDAVRQLRKQGIPCYFTMDAGPNVKVLVENSHLSEVQETFTKLFSKEQVITAHAGPGIAIIE
- the mvk gene encoding mevalonate kinase, translated to MANYGQGESSGKIILMGEHAVVYGEPAIAFPFYATKVTAFLEELDAMDDQLVSSYYSGNLAEAPHALKNIKKLFIHLKKQHDIQKNLQLTIESTIPAERGMGSSAAVATAVTRAFYDYLAFPLSREILLENVQLSEKIAHGNPSGIDAAATSSLQPIYFTKGHPFDYFSLNIDAFLIVADTGIKGQTREAVKDVAHLFETQPHETGQMIQKLGYLTKQAKQAIIENSPETLAQTMDESQSLLEKLTISNDFLNLLIQTAKDTGALGAKLTGGGRGGCMIALAQTKTKAQEISQALEDAGAAETWIQGLGVHTYV
- a CDS encoding deoxynucleoside kinase; protein product: MSVIVLAGTIGAGKSSLTEMMAEHFDSQAFYESIDDNEVLPLFYANPEQYAFLLQIYFLNKRFASIKQAMKDDNNVLDRSIYEDSLLFHLNADLGRATETEVRVYDELLENMMEELPYAAHKKHPDLLVHIRVSFDTMLERIEKRGRSYEQLSFDPSLYDYYKELNRRYDQWYEEYKESPKIQIDGDRYNFVEDPQAKEEVLKMIEEKLAEIRQTKVAI
- a CDS encoding magnesium transporter CorA family protein — its product is MREKHYFNQDRNFWINVQQNDVLAVKNLKEEYGISDEMLTYSLDKNERARVEYDSFDEALLLVSNVPHQQKVDNHYETSPIAFILKEDGLFTFTTPNTEYVIRLIRSLLERMPDMSVYSLLFRTLFLISDSFFPLIEEVNSERQRLNLKLREKTTNKNLLQLSDLEIGLVYLVTGTKQNVVLLEQIKALAIYRKLSEKEKEELDDALIEARQAVEMTNLASQILDQLSGTYNNLLNNNLNDTMKFLTVWSLILTVPTIVTGFFGMNLQLPFTHSVFGWGIALIISLVLSIWMLIALWRRIR
- a CDS encoding pentapeptide repeat-containing protein translates to MKKIEPIPPSLPLLTKGEFYLEDEEIFSGLLINGGDQSYLDAKNMVLRESHIQKLTMQKTVLRHFECSNVIFEKCDFSNLEWIGGSFHQVVFHQCKLTGTNFAESYLRDCTFTDCIASMASFSSTNLKAVSFDHCQLEDSEFYEVTWKNLFLSDNQLTGSNWFRTSLKGLDFTTNFFTAIALSQDSLAGLIVNQEQALVIAQALGLQIKD